A part of Streptomyces sp. NBC_01497 genomic DNA contains:
- a CDS encoding Tat pathway signal sequence domain protein, whose product MSENGDTSSQEPSGQNRRGFLRNAALAGAGAAAAGVGASALGATPAVAADNAKSGGTGTWRPDPTALQFTLAVMPDTQFLYWGSQDSVNRTPQEESFRYIINNSGDAANDNIVFMTHLGDLTQDADPSSFQQVDKAFALLDARGAAYSVLAGNHDVTGDDSRGDTPYLQTMGPQRFKHAKTFAGADATGYNTAHIFQAAGRSWLVLALDWRTTDQGFAWANDVIKAHPKMPVILTSHDIVYSNYDDNVFPYESGDPENNAVLSDYGQTVWDQLINDNDQIFLTLNGHYWPSARTTKKNAAGNDVSLHIANYQNRYFGGGGMIRLYHFDLARNTIDVETINPWILAQDPESRTELAAEHARITGPVDTFSVPIDFEERFAGFVPVPVRPARPASRELVKGTLAYWRFDGEGAPGTSLAAGRTIRDLSGKGNDLTVVSVPGTAADALTWSADHHPDQPGHASLKFVGGRNPVHGAYLTTGAKAPLNAETFKSGYTIETFVMMPLDWDAGNNGNASILSRRGSAGTAGKHGKNTDPNEPLAQFAVTNNGREAQFNHYPLNDTYPTTNWGHGMVELRWWHLAVVNDGRYTKLYVEGAPVVDNPNRVSVGLTSLGLPWLVGGHEYAGAVDVVFHGNVGDIRIVNRPLALSEFLTAK is encoded by the coding sequence ATGTCTGAGAACGGTGACACGTCGTCACAAGAGCCGAGCGGTCAGAACCGGCGGGGCTTCCTCCGCAACGCGGCACTGGCCGGTGCCGGAGCGGCAGCCGCGGGCGTCGGCGCGTCCGCGCTCGGCGCGACGCCCGCTGTCGCGGCGGACAACGCCAAGAGCGGCGGGACGGGTACCTGGAGACCGGATCCGACCGCCCTGCAGTTCACCCTCGCGGTCATGCCGGACACCCAGTTCCTGTACTGGGGCAGCCAGGACAGCGTCAACCGGACGCCGCAGGAGGAGTCGTTCCGCTACATCATCAACAACAGCGGGGATGCCGCCAACGACAACATCGTCTTCATGACGCACCTCGGTGACCTGACGCAGGACGCCGATCCGTCGTCGTTCCAGCAGGTCGACAAGGCGTTCGCGCTGCTGGACGCCCGCGGTGCCGCGTACAGCGTGCTGGCCGGCAACCACGACGTGACCGGCGACGACAGCCGTGGCGACACGCCGTACCTGCAGACCATGGGCCCGCAGCGGTTCAAGCACGCCAAGACGTTCGCCGGGGCGGATGCGACCGGCTACAACACCGCGCACATCTTCCAGGCCGCCGGCCGTTCGTGGCTCGTGCTGGCTCTGGACTGGCGGACCACCGACCAGGGCTTCGCCTGGGCCAACGACGTCATCAAGGCCCACCCGAAGATGCCGGTGATCCTCACGTCACACGACATCGTCTACTCGAACTACGACGACAACGTCTTCCCGTACGAGTCGGGCGACCCGGAGAACAACGCCGTCCTCTCCGACTACGGTCAGACGGTCTGGGACCAGCTGATCAACGACAATGACCAGATCTTCCTGACCCTCAACGGCCACTACTGGCCGTCCGCGCGTACGACCAAGAAGAACGCGGCCGGCAACGACGTGTCCCTGCACATCGCGAACTACCAGAACCGCTACTTCGGCGGCGGCGGCATGATCCGGCTGTACCACTTCGACCTGGCCCGCAACACGATCGACGTCGAGACGATCAACCCGTGGATCCTGGCCCAGGACCCCGAGTCACGCACCGAACTGGCGGCCGAGCACGCCCGGATCACCGGTCCGGTCGACACCTTCTCCGTGCCGATCGACTTCGAGGAGCGGTTCGCGGGCTTCGTCCCGGTCCCGGTCCGCCCGGCCCGCCCCGCGAGCAGGGAGCTGGTGAAGGGCACGCTGGCGTACTGGCGCTTCGACGGTGAGGGCGCGCCCGGCACATCGCTCGCCGCCGGCAGGACGATCCGCGACCTGTCCGGCAAGGGCAATGATCTGACGGTGGTGAGCGTGCCGGGCACGGCAGCCGACGCGCTGACCTGGTCCGCCGACCACCACCCCGACCAGCCGGGCCACGCCAGCCTGAAGTTCGTCGGTGGCAGGAACCCGGTGCACGGCGCGTACCTGACGACGGGAGCGAAGGCTCCGCTGAACGCCGAGACGTTCAAGAGCGGCTACACCATCGAGACGTTCGTGATGATGCCGCTCGACTGGGACGCCGGCAACAACGGCAACGCCTCGATACTCAGCCGCCGGGGTTCGGCCGGGACGGCCGGCAAGCACGGCAAGAACACCGATCCGAACGAGCCGCTCGCCCAGTTCGCCGTCACGAACAACGGCCGCGAGGCACAGTTCAACCACTACCCGCTGAACGACACCTACCCGACGACCAACTGGGGTCACGGCATGGTGGAGCTCCGGTGGTGGCACCTGGCGGTCGTCAACGACGGCCGCTACACGAAGCTGTACGTCGAGGGCGCTCCGGTCGTCGACAACCCGAACCGGGTCTCGGTCGGCCTCACCTCGCTCGGGCTGCCCTGGCTGGTGGGCGGGCACGAGTACGCGGGCGCCGTCGACGTCGTCTTCCACGGCAACGTCGGTGACATCCGCATCGTGAACCGGCCCCTGGCCCTCAGCGAGTTCCTGACCGCCAAGTAG